One Chrysiogenia bacterium genomic window, CCGCTCTCGCGCGCCTTCACCTCGACCACCTTGTAACCGCACAGGGCGGCGGTCGCCGGGTTCGTGCCGTGGGCGCTGTTGGGAATGATGACCTTGGTCTTCTTGTTCCCCTTCGCCTCGTGATAGGCGCGAATCATCATCATGCCGGTGAGCTCGCCGTGGGCGCCCGCGGCGGGCTCCAGCGTGCACGAATGCATTCCGGTAATTTTGATGAGCAGTTCCTGAAGCTCGTAGAGAATCCCCAGCGCGCCCTGGGCGAAGACTTCGGGCGTGTAGGGATGGCCGCCCGCAATGCCCGGCAGGCCGGCGATGAGCTCATGCACCTTGGGATTGTATTTCATGGTGCACGAGCCGAGCGGGAAGAAGCCCGCATCAATGCAGTAGTTCCAGCCCGCAAGGCGCGTGAAGTGGCGGATCACGTCGAACTCGGTGAGCTCAGGCATTCCGCTGAGCTCGTCGCGAATGAGATGGCTTTCGAGGCCCGACGTGCCGAAATCGGCTTCGGGAAGCGCCTCGTCCGAGGGAAGCGAGTAGCCCTCGCGGCCGGGGGCGCCGCGTTCAAAGAGCAGGGATTCCTCAAGTGCCAGTCCGACGGTGCCAGGGATGCGGCGCGCGCGATCTTTTGAAGGTCCGGCTTTGCTCATCGGGCAGCCTCCTTGAGCGCTACGGCCAGTTTATCGATCTCGGTTGTGCTGCGCATCTCGGTCGCGCAAACAAGCAGCGATTTCTCGAATCCCGCGCCCAGCAGGCGCCCGAGCGCGACGCCTGGCACGATTTTCTGCTCGCCCAGTTTGGCGACGATCGCGTCGGCGCCCTTGGGACAGTCGAGCACAAATTCGTTGTAGGTCACGCCGGAAAAGCGCACCGAATAACCATCGAGCGCACCGAGCTTTTCTTTCGCATATTGCGTGGCGGCGTAGTTGCGGCGGGCCAGGTCCTTCAGCCCCTTCTTGCCGAAGAGCGAGAGCCAGACGGTCGCCCAGAGCGCGCACAGTTGCTGCGAAGTGCAGATGTTGCTGGTGGCGCGCTCGCGGCGAATGTGCTGCTCGCGCGTGGCAAGCGTGAGCACGAAGCCGCGCCTTCCCTGCGTGTCGACGGTTTCCCCAACGACGCGGCCGGGAAGCTGGCGAACGTCGGACATTTTGCAGGCGAAAAGTCCCACACCCGGGCCGCCCCAGCTCATGGGAAGCCCCCAGGCCTGCCCCTCGCCGCAAACAATGTCGGCGCCGAAATCGCCTGGCGCGCTGAGAAGTCCGAGACTCGTCGCCTCGGCAAAGCAGGCAATGAACTTGCCCCCCGCGCTGTGGGCCAGCTCGGCGCCGGCCTTCCAGTCTTCGATCACACCCAGAAAATTGGGCGACTGCATCACGATACCGGCAAAATCATCGCCCGCCTCGGCAATGGCGGCCTTCAGTGCGGCGGTGTCGGTTCGGCCGCTTTTTTCGTCGAAGGGCACGACGACGATCTTGAGCTCGGGCGGCTCGCAATAGGTGCGCACCACTTCCAGGTATTCGGGATGGAGCGCTCCGGAGACGATAAAGGTCTTGCGCTTGTGCTTGAGCACACGTGCCACCATGAGCACGGCCTCTGCCGTGGCAGTGGCGCCGTCATACATGGAGGAGTTGGCGACCTCCATGCCCGTGAGCATCGTGACAAAGGACTGGAATTCGAATGCGGCCTGCAGCGTGCCCTGCGCCATCTCGGGCTGATAGGGGGTGTAGGCCGTGGCGAATTCGCCGCGAGTAACGATGGGCGCAATGGCCGCGGGGATGAAGTGCTCGTAGCAACCGGCCCCGGCGAAGTTCACCAGGCCGGCGGGCAGCGCATCGGAGAGCTCGCCCATGTGGTCGAGCAGGTCTTTCTCCGAAAGCCCCTTGCCGATGGGGAGCAGCTCGCGCACCCGCAGTTCATCGGGAATCTGTTTGAGCAGCTCTTCCATGCTGGAAACGCCGATGGCATCGAGCATGAATTTGCGATCGTCGTCGCTCAGAGGGATATAGCGCACGGTGTTGGAGCACTCCCCGGAGTGGATACGGGCCGTGGGCCCTTATTCTTCAATCAGCGCTTTGTAGTCTTCCGGGCTCAGCAGGGTGTCCTGCTCACCGGGGGCGGAAAGCTCGATCTCG contains:
- a CDS encoding aminotransferase class V-fold PLP-dependent enzyme, which produces MSKAGPSKDRARRIPGTVGLALEESLLFERGAPGREGYSLPSDEALPEADFGTSGLESHLIRDELSGMPELTEFDVIRHFTRLAGWNYCIDAGFFPLGSCTMKYNPKVHELIAGLPGIAGGHPYTPEVFAQGALGILYELQELLIKITGMHSCTLEPAAGAHGELTGMMMIRAYHEAKGNKKTKVIIPNSAHGTNPATAALCGYKVVEVKARESGILHYDDVKDLIDDEVAAIMLTNPNTVGLFERDVAKIAKALDAVDARFYCDGANLNALMGQASFGKMGVDVSQINLHKTYSTPHGGGGPGSGALVVS
- the gcvPA gene encoding aminomethyl-transferring glycine dehydrogenase subunit GcvPA, which gives rise to MRYIPLSDDDRKFMLDAIGVSSMEELLKQIPDELRVRELLPIGKGLSEKDLLDHMGELSDALPAGLVNFAGAGCYEHFIPAAIAPIVTRGEFATAYTPYQPEMAQGTLQAAFEFQSFVTMLTGMEVANSSMYDGATATAEAVLMVARVLKHKRKTFIVSGALHPEYLEVVRTYCEPPELKIVVVPFDEKSGRTDTAALKAAIAEAGDDFAGIVMQSPNFLGVIEDWKAGAELAHSAGGKFIACFAEATSLGLLSAPGDFGADIVCGEGQAWGLPMSWGGPGVGLFACKMSDVRQLPGRVVGETVDTQGRRGFVLTLATREQHIRRERATSNICTSQQLCALWATVWLSLFGKKGLKDLARRNYAATQYAKEKLGALDGYSVRFSGVTYNEFVLDCPKGADAIVAKLGEQKIVPGVALGRLLGAGFEKSLLVCATEMRSTTEIDKLAVALKEAAR